One Meiothermus sp. Pnk-1 genomic region harbors:
- a CDS encoding YIP1 family protein, whose product MNPSASIADTIRNMWSQSVQVLSKPSVATFEQYENQGGLREALIYVLVASILAGVFGLEGGVRGFLGGIVGTVVGFLTFTYLVFYFGKSQGGSGNLDQVAYTFALFWAPIAVLFSVVALLLIITLIGIFLLPLLGLITLAVNVYFAYLAVQSSMNLRESGKIWLTLLVAAVGTFVVHLIVGAIPLL is encoded by the coding sequence ATGAACCCCAGCGCGTCCATCGCCGATACCATCCGGAACATGTGGAGCCAGAGCGTGCAGGTGCTTAGCAAGCCCAGCGTCGCCACCTTCGAGCAGTACGAGAATCAGGGCGGCCTGCGCGAGGCTTTGATCTATGTGCTGGTGGCCTCGATCCTCGCCGGGGTCTTCGGCCTTGAGGGCGGGGTCAGGGGCTTTCTCGGTGGGATCGTGGGAACCGTCGTAGGGTTCCTGACCTTCACCTATTTGGTCTTCTACTTTGGCAAAAGCCAAGGCGGAAGCGGCAACCTAGACCAAGTCGCGTATACCTTTGCTCTGTTCTGGGCCCCCATTGCGGTGCTCTTCTCCGTGGTGGCCCTACTTTTGATCATCACCCTGATCGGCATATTCTTGCTGCCGCTGCTAGGGCTTATAACCCTGGCCGTCAACGTCTACTTCGCCTACTTGGCGGTGCAATCCAGCATGAACCTGCGGGAAAGCGGCAAGATCTGGCTCACCCTGCTGGTGGCGGCGGTGGGGACCTTCGTGGTCCACCTGATCGTAGGCGCGATTCCGCTTCTCTGA
- a CDS encoding single-stranded DNA-binding protein → MARGLNRVYLVGTLTQDPEMRYTPGGLAVLELNLGGNDLITDESGNTRELAWYHRVKLLGKAAEFWGDGLKAGTALWVEGKLEYRSWEQDGQKKSSLEIRADRLEVVSLEGKRGDLTVIDARGQSRLREGLNHVLLAGNLTRDPELRYTPQGTAVTRFSLAVNERFTSKGAEQEKTHYVDAQAWRDLAEWAAELKKGDGAFLIGRLVNDSWTAQDGTRRYTTRVEVSRLERLARGAGSGGAGSQGAPQGALQGRAGKVDIEEGLEDFPPEEDLPF, encoded by the coding sequence ATGGCAAGAGGCTTGAACCGCGTTTACCTGGTTGGCACCCTGACCCAAGACCCCGAGATGCGTTATACCCCTGGCGGCCTGGCTGTCCTCGAGCTCAACCTGGGGGGCAACGACCTCATCACCGACGAGTCCGGCAACACCCGCGAGCTGGCCTGGTATCACCGGGTGAAGCTCTTGGGCAAGGCGGCGGAGTTTTGGGGGGATGGCCTCAAGGCCGGGACCGCCTTGTGGGTAGAGGGTAAGCTCGAGTACCGAAGCTGGGAACAGGATGGGCAGAAGAAAAGCAGCCTGGAGATCCGGGCGGATCGGCTCGAGGTGGTGAGCTTGGAGGGCAAGCGGGGCGACCTTACCGTCATCGACGCCCGTGGGCAGTCTCGGCTGCGTGAAGGGCTCAACCACGTGCTGCTGGCGGGCAACCTGACCCGCGACCCCGAGCTGCGCTACACCCCTCAAGGCACTGCCGTGACCCGCTTCTCCCTGGCTGTCAACGAGCGCTTCACCAGCAAGGGGGCGGAGCAGGAGAAGACCCATTACGTAGACGCGCAAGCCTGGAGGGACCTGGCCGAATGGGCCGCCGAACTCAAAAAGGGAGACGGGGCTTTCCTTATCGGACGCTTGGTCAATGACTCCTGGACGGCTCAGGATGGTACTCGCCGCTACACCACGCGGGTAGAGGTGAGCCGCCTAGAGCGCCTTGCCCGTGGAGCTGGTAGCGGTGGAGCTGGCTCCCAGGGCGCGCCGCAGGGTGCGCTGCAAGGCCGTGCGGGCAAGGTTGACATCGAAGAAGGCTTAGAAGACTTCCCACCAGAGGAGGATTTACCGTTTTGA
- the rplI gene encoding 50S ribosomal protein L9 produces the protein MKVILLEPMENLGDVGAVVNVKPGYARNYLLPRGLATLASESNLRALEAKIRAQAKRSAERKAEAERLKELLEPLTLTIKVKAGESKIYGSVTARDIAEALEAQHQVSIDPKRLALEKPIKELGEYSLAYKPHPEVPITLKVSVQALKE, from the coding sequence ATGAAAGTGATTCTGCTCGAGCCCATGGAGAATCTGGGCGACGTTGGGGCTGTGGTCAACGTAAAGCCCGGCTATGCCCGTAACTACCTGCTGCCCCGGGGCCTGGCCACCTTGGCCAGCGAGTCCAACTTGCGCGCCCTGGAGGCCAAGATCCGTGCCCAGGCCAAGCGCTCCGCTGAGCGCAAGGCCGAGGCCGAGCGCCTCAAGGAGCTTCTCGAGCCCCTCACCTTGACCATAAAGGTCAAGGCTGGGGAGTCCAAGATCTACGGCTCGGTGACCGCCCGCGACATCGCCGAAGCCCTCGAGGCCCAGCACCAAGTCAGCATCGACCCCAAACGCCTGGCCTTGGAGAAGCCCATCAAGGAGCTGGGGGAGTACAGCCTGGCGTACAAGCCTCACCCGGAGGTGCCCATCACCCTCAAGGTGAGCGTACAGGCCCTCAAAGAGTAA
- a CDS encoding NAD(P)-dependent oxidoreductase, whose protein sequence is MSDRRKVGFIGLGAMGWPIAGHLAKRFETLVWNRTFAKAEAHAKEFGSRAVSLESIAEAEVIFTCVPVSQDVDGLARALLPHLRPGTLWVDNTSGEPELAKQTAQRLADRGVRYLDAPLSGGVIGAQNARATAMVGGEAADFERARPFLEAYCAKIVHVGPLGAGHAVKAVNNALLAVNLWALSEGLVALAKQGVGAGVALEVINASSGRSNVSENLFPSRVVTRSFPNTFALGLLAKDLGICMEVVDAAGTPAPLLRQVKEFFNIAKREVGASEVDHTAVAQLLERWSGVEIR, encoded by the coding sequence ATGTCGGATCGTCGAAAAGTCGGGTTTATCGGGTTAGGGGCGATGGGCTGGCCAATTGCTGGGCATTTGGCCAAGCGCTTCGAGACCCTGGTGTGGAACCGCACCTTCGCCAAAGCCGAAGCCCATGCCAAGGAGTTCGGCTCGAGGGCGGTTTCTCTCGAGAGTATCGCCGAGGCGGAGGTGATCTTTACCTGTGTGCCGGTCTCTCAAGACGTAGACGGCCTCGCTCGAGCCCTCCTGCCGCATCTACGCCCCGGCACCTTGTGGGTAGACAACACCTCTGGCGAGCCCGAGCTGGCCAAACAGACCGCGCAGAGGCTGGCCGACCGTGGGGTTCGTTACCTCGATGCGCCGCTCTCGGGGGGGGTGATAGGGGCGCAAAACGCCCGTGCTACGGCGATGGTGGGAGGGGAAGCTGCCGACTTCGAGCGGGCCCGGCCCTTTTTGGAAGCTTACTGCGCCAAGATCGTGCATGTGGGGCCGTTAGGAGCGGGGCACGCAGTCAAAGCGGTGAACAACGCTCTTCTGGCGGTGAACCTGTGGGCCTTGAGCGAGGGGTTGGTGGCGCTGGCCAAACAGGGGGTGGGCGCGGGCGTGGCCTTGGAGGTCATCAACGCCTCTTCCGGGCGCAGCAACGTCAGCGAGAACCTCTTTCCTAGCCGGGTCGTGACGCGCAGTTTTCCCAACACTTTTGCCCTGGGGCTGCTGGCCAAGGATCTGGGTATCTGCATGGAGGTCGTGGACGCAGCCGGTACGCCCGCTCCTTTGTTGCGGCAGGTTAAGGAGTTTTTCAACATCGCCAAGCGCGAGGTGGGTGCTTCCGAGGTGGACCACACCGCTGTGGCGCAGCTCTTGGAAAGGTGGAGCGGGGTCGAAATTCGCTAG
- the rpsR gene encoding 30S ribosomal protein S18 encodes MSSKKVSKPKPGGERAERGERGVRRSRKPKVAASLGEFSLTDYKNVEVLKRFLSETGKILPRRRTGLNAQEQRKIARTIKRARMLGLLPFTEKLVRK; translated from the coding sequence TTGAGCAGCAAAAAGGTTTCTAAACCCAAACCCGGAGGCGAACGGGCAGAGCGCGGAGAGCGCGGGGTGCGTCGCAGCCGCAAACCCAAAGTAGCCGCCTCCCTGGGCGAGTTCAGCCTAACCGACTACAAGAACGTAGAGGTCTTGAAGCGCTTCTTGTCGGAGACCGGCAAGATTTTGCCGCGCCGCCGCACGGGGTTGAATGCCCAAGAACAGCGCAAGATCGCCCGCACCATCAAGCGGGCGCGGATGTTGGGGCTGTTGCCTTTCACGGAAAAGCTGGTGCGTAAATAG
- a CDS encoding ThuA domain-containing protein, with protein IAYQLNGGPEQNISFTPGASVDFTATVSGLAPGSNTLIFNAYDAAGNKDSASTRVVYTGSSADTSKPSLSISSPANGSSTNRPNLNVQGQASDNVRVSRLTYQLNGGAEQNVGISPATSVNFSFSVGRLRPGNNTITLNAYDDANNKGSASLGVTYNPSPVGSLNFNRRVVDQNGPRDPWMKGIADLNGDGLPDLIVGGANGPVVWYAAPNWTKGTISSSASSQSGSAAADIDGDGDIDVVIGTTWYENQNQGASWTAHALGSAGTHDIVIADFNGDGKPDIAMRGEADAVVSVFFQNGKDSWSKIDLDPGYGRNGLDAGDLDRDGKPDLVIGGYWLKNPGGEGAKTASNWKRYKFADWDAFAAVRVADLNQDGRLDVVLSVSESLGDVAWFEAPADPTSLNWTKHLIDRNLDSVHSLDVVDMNQDGNLDVVGSEFRDQGRLIVYLNDGSGNNWTANVVGNDFLHNTRVADIGNDGDYDIFGATAFGDAPVTLYENTPSSTASNKVLVFSKTLGYRHGSIAQGIQAIKDLGAQNNFSVDATEDSSVFTASNLAQYKAVIFLNTSGDVLEASQKQAFQQYIEQGGGFVGVHNAADTMRGWAWYENLVGAMYQSEINTQPLTLRVISSHLSTQGLPSVWNFTDEAYNYDRDPKQGGATVLITFDDRNVSGGTMGADHPFSWYKAYDGGRSWYTVGGANPPDYENPYFLQHLLGGIRYAGNF; from the coding sequence ATCGCCTACCAGCTCAACGGCGGCCCGGAGCAGAACATCTCCTTCACCCCGGGAGCCAGCGTCGATTTCACCGCTACCGTAAGCGGCCTCGCCCCCGGCAGCAACACCCTCATCTTCAACGCCTACGACGCCGCCGGCAACAAAGACTCCGCTTCTACCCGCGTCGTCTACACGGGCTCCTCTGCCGATACCAGCAAACCTAGCCTCTCGATCAGTAGCCCGGCGAATGGCTCGAGCACCAACCGTCCTAACCTCAACGTGCAAGGTCAGGCCAGCGACAATGTAAGGGTCAGCCGGCTCACCTATCAACTCAACGGTGGAGCCGAGCAAAACGTGGGAATTTCGCCAGCAACCAGCGTCAACTTCAGCTTCTCGGTAGGCCGCCTGCGACCGGGAAACAACACCATCACCCTCAACGCGTACGATGATGCGAACAACAAGGGTAGCGCCTCGCTGGGCGTCACTTACAATCCGTCTCCTGTTGGCAGTCTCAACTTCAACCGCAGGGTTGTAGATCAGAATGGCCCCAGAGATCCCTGGATGAAGGGTATCGCCGACCTCAACGGCGACGGTCTGCCCGATCTGATCGTAGGCGGGGCTAATGGGCCGGTAGTGTGGTACGCGGCTCCTAATTGGACCAAGGGGACCATCAGCTCGAGCGCGAGCAGCCAAAGCGGGAGCGCAGCCGCGGATATCGACGGCGACGGCGACATAGACGTGGTAATCGGCACCACCTGGTACGAAAACCAGAACCAGGGAGCCTCCTGGACAGCCCATGCCCTGGGGTCTGCCGGCACCCACGACATCGTGATCGCCGACTTCAACGGAGACGGCAAACCCGATATCGCCATGCGCGGCGAGGCCGACGCGGTGGTGAGCGTCTTCTTTCAAAACGGCAAAGACTCCTGGAGCAAGATCGACCTTGATCCCGGGTACGGGCGCAACGGACTGGATGCGGGCGACCTGGACCGCGACGGCAAGCCCGACTTGGTGATCGGAGGCTACTGGCTCAAGAATCCCGGCGGCGAAGGTGCGAAAACCGCCAGCAACTGGAAGCGGTATAAGTTTGCCGACTGGGATGCCTTCGCAGCGGTGCGGGTAGCGGATCTCAACCAGGATGGCCGCCTCGACGTGGTCCTCTCGGTCTCAGAATCGCTGGGGGATGTGGCCTGGTTTGAGGCCCCTGCCGATCCCACCAGCCTCAACTGGACCAAGCACCTTATTGACCGCAACCTCGATAGCGTCCACAGCCTGGACGTAGTAGACATGAACCAGGATGGCAATTTGGACGTGGTGGGTTCAGAGTTCCGCGACCAGGGCCGCCTGATCGTCTACCTCAACGACGGCTCGGGCAACAACTGGACGGCCAACGTAGTGGGCAACGACTTTTTGCACAACACCCGGGTAGCAGACATTGGCAACGACGGCGATTATGACATCTTCGGAGCGACCGCCTTCGGGGACGCCCCGGTGACCCTCTACGAAAACACCCCCTCCTCTACCGCTAGCAACAAGGTGCTGGTATTTTCCAAAACCTTGGGTTACCGCCACGGCTCGATTGCCCAGGGGATTCAAGCCATAAAAGATTTAGGCGCGCAAAACAACTTTAGCGTGGACGCCACCGAGGACTCGAGCGTCTTTACCGCGAGCAACCTCGCCCAGTACAAGGCGGTGATCTTCCTTAACACCTCGGGGGACGTGCTCGAGGCCAGCCAAAAGCAAGCCTTCCAGCAGTACATCGAGCAAGGAGGCGGCTTCGTGGGGGTGCACAACGCCGCCGACACGATGCGGGGCTGGGCTTGGTACGAAAACCTGGTGGGGGCTATGTACCAGTCCGAAATCAACACCCAACCCCTCACCCTCCGAGTGATCAGCAGCCACCTCTCCACCCAAGGCCTCCCCTCCGTTTGGAATTTCACCGATGAGGCATACAACTATGACCGCGACCCCAAACAGGGCGGGGCCACAGTGCTGATCACCTTCGATGACCGCAACGTCAGCGGCGGGACGATGGGGGCCGATCACCCGTTCTCCTGGTACAAAGCCTACGATGGGGGGCGCTCGTGGTACACCGTGGGCGGAGCCAACCCACCGGATTACGAAAACCCCTATTTCCTCCAGCACCTCCTGGGCGGCATCCGTTACGCAGGGAATTTCTGA
- the lipB gene encoding lipoyl(octanoyl) transferase LipB, translating to MLKGVNLGCSFQVEDLGFLPYAEAWERQKIVHAEVVQGQRPPTLLLVEHPRVLTLGRGADGRNLLFPEEWYRARGFELYWVERGGDVTYHGPGQLVGYPIFPVGRRVRDFLRQIERAVIRVAETYGVSTYPSPGYAGVWVKTRDPFGLEHEEKLCAIGVAVKQEVAFHGFALNVNTHLEDFSLIIPCGLVGKGVTSLQKLLGREVPLEEVKARVVEAFRAEFSENSSAHDVGRNYER from the coding sequence ATGCTTAAGGGCGTGAACCTGGGGTGCAGTTTTCAGGTGGAAGACCTGGGATTCCTGCCCTACGCAGAGGCTTGGGAGCGCCAAAAGATCGTCCACGCCGAGGTGGTACAGGGGCAGCGCCCCCCGACGTTGCTCCTCGTCGAGCACCCCAGGGTGCTCACCCTGGGGCGCGGGGCCGACGGGCGCAACCTGCTTTTCCCCGAGGAGTGGTACCGGGCCCGGGGTTTTGAGCTGTACTGGGTCGAGCGGGGGGGGGACGTAACCTATCACGGCCCGGGCCAGCTAGTGGGCTACCCGATCTTCCCGGTGGGGCGGCGGGTACGCGATTTTTTGCGGCAGATCGAGCGGGCGGTGATCCGGGTAGCCGAGACCTACGGGGTTTCCACCTACCCCAGCCCCGGTTACGCCGGGGTGTGGGTCAAGACCCGCGACCCCTTCGGCCTCGAGCACGAAGAAAAGCTCTGCGCCATCGGGGTGGCGGTGAAGCAGGAGGTGGCCTTTCACGGCTTCGCCCTGAACGTCAACACGCACCTCGAGGACTTCTCGCTGATCATTCCCTGCGGCCTGGTGGGCAAGGGCGTGACCTCACTCCAAAAACTGCTGGGTCGGGAAGTGCCGTTGGAGGAGGTCAAGGCCCGGGTGGTCGAAGCGTTCAGGGCCGAGTTTTCGGAGAACTCTTCAGCGCACGACGTAGGACGAAACTATGAGCGATAG
- a CDS encoding alpha-glucosidase produces MDPAPLPPQTPEAPWWKTGVIYQIYPRSFQDSNGDGIGDLPGILSRLDYLADLGVDALWLSPIHPSPLYDFGYDVSDYRGIAPEFGTLEDFQDLLTEAHRRGIRILLDLVLNHTSHLHPWFVEASSHRDNPKRHWYLWHDGKPTPSGKRAPPNNWLGVFGGRAWEWHEPTQQFYLHSFLPQQPDVNWRNPELRAAMFAVMRYWLELGVDGFRLDVVNWFIKDERWRDNPLKPFGGLRPYEWQHHLYDKDRPETLEIMREIRRIADAYGGFTVGEVFTPPPGDPELVAAYYDRGRGLHMAFNFAFTYCPWKATAFAKAVERFEKSLSPDDWPNYTLSNHDQPRAFSRYGNSPSRAKVAAAMLLTLRGTPFLYYGEEIGMSNTFIPRARIRDPLGKKYWPFHPGRDPARTPMQWSAEPNAGFSSAEPWLPVNPMYPSVNVAAQQNDPASLLRWYKALLQLRRREAALTLGSYRCLRADRLFCYERRWGQERILVALNFTGQAQPLLLSGNWKVLLATPAFSGENLSGRLHLAGDGVLILKAVG; encoded by the coding sequence ATGGATCCGGCCCCGCTTCCCCCGCAAACACCTGAGGCCCCTTGGTGGAAGACAGGGGTCATCTACCAGATCTACCCGCGCTCCTTCCAGGACTCCAACGGGGATGGAATCGGTGACCTGCCGGGCATCCTCTCGAGGCTCGATTACCTGGCCGACCTCGGCGTGGATGCCCTGTGGCTCTCCCCCATCCATCCCTCTCCGCTGTACGACTTTGGTTACGACGTGAGCGACTATCGAGGCATCGCCCCCGAATTCGGTACACTGGAAGATTTCCAGGACCTTTTAACCGAAGCCCACCGGCGAGGGATCCGCATCTTGCTTGATCTGGTCTTGAACCATACCTCGCACCTGCACCCTTGGTTTGTCGAGGCCAGCAGCCACCGGGATAACCCCAAGCGCCACTGGTACCTCTGGCATGATGGGAAGCCGACCCCCTCCGGCAAGCGCGCCCCTCCCAACAACTGGCTAGGGGTCTTCGGCGGACGGGCCTGGGAATGGCACGAACCCACGCAACAGTTCTACCTGCATAGCTTCCTGCCCCAGCAGCCCGACGTCAACTGGCGCAACCCCGAGCTTCGGGCCGCTATGTTTGCGGTGATGCGCTACTGGCTCGAGCTGGGGGTAGACGGCTTCCGGCTGGATGTGGTGAACTGGTTCATCAAGGACGAGCGGTGGCGCGATAACCCCTTGAAGCCCTTCGGCGGGCTGCGCCCCTACGAATGGCAGCACCACCTGTACGACAAAGACCGCCCCGAGACCCTGGAGATCATGCGCGAGATCCGCCGGATTGCCGACGCGTACGGAGGCTTTACGGTAGGCGAGGTCTTCACCCCCCCACCCGGCGACCCCGAGTTGGTGGCTGCCTACTACGACCGAGGGCGGGGGCTGCACATGGCCTTCAACTTCGCCTTCACTTACTGTCCCTGGAAGGCCACCGCTTTTGCCAAGGCCGTCGAGCGTTTCGAAAAATCCCTGTCGCCGGATGACTGGCCCAACTACACCCTCTCCAACCACGACCAGCCCCGCGCTTTCAGCCGCTACGGCAACTCACCGTCTAGGGCCAAGGTCGCGGCGGCGATGCTCCTCACCCTGCGCGGCACCCCCTTTCTCTACTACGGCGAGGAGATCGGGATGTCCAACACCTTCATTCCTCGCGCACGCATCCGGGATCCCTTGGGTAAAAAGTACTGGCCTTTTCACCCAGGGCGTGACCCAGCCCGCACGCCGATGCAGTGGAGTGCTGAACCCAACGCGGGCTTCTCCAGCGCCGAGCCCTGGCTGCCGGTCAACCCCATGTACCCATCGGTGAACGTGGCGGCCCAGCAAAACGACCCGGCCTCGCTCCTTCGCTGGTACAAAGCCCTGCTCCAACTCCGCAGGCGCGAGGCGGCCCTAACGCTTGGCAGCTACCGCTGCTTGCGCGCCGATCGGCTTTTTTGCTACGAACGGCGATGGGGGCAAGAGCGGATCCTCGTCGCGCTCAACTTCACGGGCCAAGCCCAACCTCTCCTGTTGTCCGGGAACTGGAAGGTGCTCCTAGCCACCCCGGCGTTTTCGGGAGAAAACCTCTCCGGCCGGTTACACCTCGCCGGGGACGGGGTGCTGATCCTGAAAGCCGTCGGCTAG
- the lipA gene encoding lipoyl synthase, which translates to MSDSLKTVQLPDFQTGGLIELKVIENGVATERSEPVDRHKPAWLRATLPTGPNYQRLKEMTARLKLYTVCQEAMCPNIGECWAHGTMTIMVLGGICTRACKFCAVDTGNPRGWVDPLEPLHVAQAVAEMGLRYVVLTSVDRDDLPDGGASHFAEVVRQIKLRDREVKVETLTPDFRGQLKDVETVMDSGVDVFAHNLETVRRLTPKVRDPRATYAQSLRVLEHAKRYRPEVLTKSSLMLGLGESEAEIRQAMRDLRAVGVDILTLGQYLRPTKHHLPVERYVTPEEFALYRQWGYEEGFLEVFSGPLVRSSYRAEKVFFDATKD; encoded by the coding sequence ATGAGCGATAGCCTCAAAACCGTACAGCTCCCCGACTTTCAGACCGGCGGCCTGATCGAGCTCAAGGTGATCGAAAACGGGGTCGCCACCGAGCGCAGCGAGCCGGTGGATCGCCACAAACCCGCCTGGCTCAGGGCCACCCTCCCCACCGGGCCGAACTACCAGCGCCTCAAGGAGATGACCGCTCGGCTCAAGCTCTACACGGTCTGCCAGGAGGCGATGTGCCCCAATATCGGCGAGTGCTGGGCCCATGGGACCATGACCATCATGGTGCTGGGGGGGATCTGTACCCGGGCCTGCAAGTTTTGCGCGGTGGATACCGGTAACCCCAGGGGCTGGGTGGATCCCCTCGAGCCCCTCCACGTAGCCCAAGCCGTGGCCGAGATGGGGCTTAGGTATGTGGTGCTGACCTCGGTGGACCGCGACGACCTTCCCGATGGCGGGGCTTCGCACTTCGCAGAGGTGGTGCGGCAGATCAAGCTGCGCGACCGGGAGGTAAAAGTCGAGACCCTCACCCCCGATTTCCGCGGGCAGCTCAAAGACGTGGAGACCGTGATGGACTCAGGGGTGGACGTCTTTGCCCACAACCTCGAGACCGTGCGCCGCCTCACCCCCAAAGTCCGCGACCCCCGCGCTACCTACGCGCAAAGCCTGCGGGTGCTCGAGCACGCCAAGCGCTACCGCCCGGAGGTGCTCACCAAGTCCTCGCTGATGCTGGGCCTGGGCGAGAGCGAGGCGGAAATCCGTCAGGCCATGCGGGACTTGCGCGCAGTGGGGGTGGACATCCTGACCCTAGGGCAGTACCTCCGCCCCACCAAGCATCACCTTCCGGTGGAGCGCTACGTAACCCCCGAGGAGTTCGCCCTGTACCGGCAGTGGGGCTACGAGGAAGGTTTCCTGGAGGTCTTCAGCGGTCCGTTGGTGCGCAGCAGCTACCGTGCCGAGAAGGTGTTTTTCGACGCGACCAAGGATTGA
- a CDS encoding DUF3054 domain-containing protein, whose amino-acid sequence MAEPTSFSRSQRAFGRVLARGDGACIVLFSLLGQAFHGALNGLGAALIGVLHNAVPILAVWFLLAPFVRTYAHPTWRNLLTTWILAVPAGVWLRYMALGKPFDQGFLAFLLVTLGVTLAFLLAWRGLAYLLWRR is encoded by the coding sequence ATGGCTGAACCCACCTCTTTTTCTCGATCCCAAAGGGCTTTTGGGCGAGTATTGGCTCGAGGGGATGGGGCGTGCATCGTGCTGTTTTCGCTCCTAGGGCAGGCTTTTCATGGGGCACTGAACGGCTTGGGGGCGGCCCTCATAGGGGTTTTGCACAACGCCGTGCCGATCCTGGCGGTGTGGTTTTTGCTCGCGCCCTTTGTGCGCACCTACGCCCACCCCACCTGGCGCAACCTGCTTACCACCTGGATTCTCGCGGTTCCGGCGGGGGTGTGGCTGCGCTACATGGCTTTGGGCAAGCCCTTCGACCAGGGGTTTTTGGCCTTTTTGCTGGTCACCTTGGGCGTAACCCTGGCCTTCTTGCTGGCCTGGCGGGGGCTGGCCTACTTGTTGTGGCGCCGCTAG
- a CDS encoding alpha/beta fold hydrolase, translating to MREEIGYIQVGEVELYLEDVGPQDAPVIAFLHGGPGGSAYAFREGVGEDLEGYRVLYFDQRGSGRSPELPPEPRLFTIDALVLDLEALRRELGIAEWTLLSHGFGAVVALEYARKYSQRVDGLILVAPWINYPELARRLFRSALALRGRPDAEAPADPRLALAEAFRETEPKAVFDALMFPSEHSRLEYEWLAEGSGILGNEGPGQMFVYNGLWNLDYTPYLLDSPMAPAVIVGAKDGTSYPEQAEWVADLTGGSLEVLEGAGHYPWMDAPEAFRAALYHALDG from the coding sequence ATGCGCGAAGAGATCGGCTATATCCAAGTCGGCGAGGTCGAACTTTACCTTGAGGACGTCGGGCCACAAGACGCCCCGGTGATCGCTTTCCTCCACGGTGGCCCCGGCGGATCCGCCTACGCTTTCCGCGAAGGGGTGGGCGAGGACCTCGAGGGCTACCGGGTGCTCTACTTCGACCAGCGCGGCTCGGGCCGCAGCCCTGAGTTGCCCCCCGAGCCCCGGCTTTTCACCATCGACGCCTTGGTCCTAGACCTCGAGGCCCTGCGCCGCGAGCTGGGTATTGCCGAGTGGACCCTGTTGTCGCACGGCTTCGGTGCCGTCGTAGCGCTCGAGTACGCCCGCAAATACTCCCAACGCGTGGACGGCCTGATCCTGGTGGCCCCCTGGATCAACTACCCGGAACTGGCCCGCCGCCTGTTCCGCTCGGCGTTGGCCCTGCGCGGCCGGCCAGACGCGGAAGCCCCTGCCGACCCAAGGCTGGCCCTCGCCGAGGCCTTCCGCGAGACCGAGCCCAAGGCAGTCTTCGACGCCCTGATGTTCCCCAGCGAGCATTCCCGGCTCGAGTACGAGTGGCTGGCCGAAGGGTCGGGCATCCTGGGCAACGAGGGCCCGGGGCAGATGTTCGTCTACAACGGGTTGTGGAACCTGGACTACACCCCCTATCTGCTCGATTCGCCCATGGCCCCGGCGGTGATCGTGGGGGCCAAGGACGGCACCAGCTATCCCGAACAGGCCGAGTGGGTCGCCGACCTGACCGGAGGGAGCCTGGAGGTGCTCGAGGGGGCTGGGCACTACCCCTGGATGGACGCGCCAGAGGCCTTCCGGGCAGCGCTTTACCACGCCCTGGACGGCTAA
- the rpsF gene encoding 30S ribosomal protein S6: protein MPQYDLNVILNPNLDPTQVALEKDQIQAAIERHKATIKSLDEWGNRRLAYPIEKDREGYFLMYTVEMDKEAANPLEKELLIRDNVRRVMIVRERQEAKVSKRSQSQRV, encoded by the coding sequence ATGCCCCAGTACGACCTCAACGTGATCCTCAACCCTAACCTCGATCCCACCCAAGTGGCCTTGGAGAAGGACCAGATTCAGGCGGCCATCGAGCGTCATAAGGCCACCATCAAAAGCCTCGATGAATGGGGTAATCGGCGCCTGGCGTACCCCATCGAGAAAGACCGCGAAGGCTACTTCTTGATGTACACCGTGGAGATGGACAAGGAAGCGGCCAACCCGCTTGAGAAAGAGCTCCTGATCCGCGACAACGTACGCCGGGTGATGATCGTACGCGAGCGCCAAGAGGCCAAGGTGAGCAAGAGATCTCAGTCGCAAAGGGTCTGA